The stretch of DNA CGGCACTTGCTCTCTTGGAAAAACCCTCGGGCCCTTTGGCCACGCAACTGTGATCTCTGCCATGCTTCCATGATGAGCAGTTACGCTCCCGGCAGACTGGAAAAAGTTTACTGTGGCTCGTGTTATTCACAAATGGTGTATTGAGGGGTTGCATTCAAGTATAATCTGAGCATGATTTTTTATTTATGCGTGGGTCGCCTCACTCACCTTTTCCAGTTTTGGCATTTGGCTTGGGACCTTACTTTCGTATCTAGCGGTTTTCATTTTTGTTTGCTCATGGACATTTGTAGCACGAAGGCAAAAATAGTTAGGCCTAGCCTTCTTGTGAGTGTCGTGATATAATGAATTCAGATTTACTTACTTTCATACAAAATGTCTAAAATCCTTCAAGCAACGAGCCGTGGGCAAGTGACGCTTCCCAAGGCGTGGAGAGATCAATACAAGACTCAGTACTTTGTTTCCGAAGTTCAAGGGGCTGCTTTGCTTATAAAGCCCTTGATGCAAGAAGATTTTGGAGACTCTGTAGAATCTGCTTGGGCTGACTATAAAAAAGGAAATTATGTCGCTAGCGAGGAGTTAATGAAAAAGTATGGATTATAAGGTTGTTTACACCAAGCGTTCACAGAAAGATTTGGATGGGTTGGACTATTCGTTGATTCAGCGCATCTTGAAAAAAGTGGATGAATTTTCTCGAATGAGCGATCCCTTAAAGATGGCTAGCAAACTCAAGGGTTTTGAAATCGATACCTATCGATTTAGGGTAGGGGATTACAGAGTTGTCTTTCGATTAGACCCTCAAAGCTTCCAGTTGGTCGTCTTAGTTGTACTTCGGGTGAGGCACAGGAAAGATGTTTATAGAAATTTGAAGCAGTGAAGTAGCTCTCCAAGCTGGAGGCAATTAGCACTGCATGGCTATCTTTTCCTCATAGCCTTCAGCACTTTGAGGTACATGGCTTCCACGATTTTTTCCTGTGCTTTCCCGGTGGTCACATAGTGGTCGAGTCCGGGGGCGGCATTGATCTCAATAATATAATAGCCGTCTTTTTTTGGAGCTTCGGTAATTTCTCCTTCAGTCACCATGATGTCCACGCCGGCTATCCGGAGACCCATGTCTTTTGTCAGACGGATCGCGATTTTTTTGAATTTTGGATGGATGGTGGCTGTTACATCTTTTGATTCGCCGCCGGTGGAGAGGTTGGAGTTTGGGAGTAGAGTTATGCTTTCACCCTTGGCGAGCACGGTTCTCAAGTTTTTGTCCTTCGATTTCAACATTTTTAAGATGCGTGGATCGCGAAGGTTGATGCGCGTGTCTCGTTTTTTCTTTTTAAAAAGTTTCTGTTTAGCTACCAGCAGTTCACTAATATTTTTTTGTCCGTCTCCCGT from Candidatus Gracilibacteria bacterium encodes:
- a CDS encoding AbrB/MazE/SpoVT family DNA-binding domain-containing protein, which codes for MSKILQATSRGQVTLPKAWRDQYKTQYFVSEVQGAALLIKPLMQEDFGDSVESAWADYKKGNYVASEELMKKYGL